The Nocardioides luti genome contains a region encoding:
- a CDS encoding pilus assembly protein TadG-related protein has product MMSHRIRCLMTPRSRDERGSISVWFATAALAMIILVGMAVDLGGKVHTQQQARSAAAQAARTGAQEVQGSTAVRGEDLRVDLTAAKTAAMDYLRAAGVEGTVRVVDGDTLIVTTTDTYTSKFLGIIGLDTMQVTGEASARLIRAEGGIER; this is encoded by the coding sequence ATGATGAGCCACCGCATCCGCTGCCTCATGACGCCGCGCTCGCGCGATGAGCGCGGCTCCATCAGCGTCTGGTTCGCCACCGCAGCACTGGCGATGATCATCCTCGTCGGGATGGCCGTCGACCTCGGCGGCAAGGTCCACACCCAGCAGCAAGCCCGCAGCGCGGCCGCCCAGGCCGCCCGCACCGGCGCCCAGGAGGTTCAGGGCTCGACCGCAGTCCGCGGCGAGGACCTCCGCGTCGACCTCACCGCCGCCAAGACGGCCGCCATGGACTATCTCCGCGCCGCCGGCGTGGAGGGAACCGTCCGCGTCGTCGACGGCGACACCCTGATCGTCACCACCACCGACACATACACCAGCAAGTTCCTCGGGATCATCGGCCTGGACACGATGCAGGTCACCGGGGAGGCGTCCGCGCGGCTCATCCGCGCCGAAGGAGGCATCGAGAGATGA
- a CDS encoding TadE/TadG family type IV pilus assembly protein, with amino-acid sequence MAIEAAIGVPAFGLFVAMIILGGRVEIAKQSVDAAAYEAARAASIERTQSEAITSGKSAATSSLNDQGLQCTTTNITINAAAFNAPLGTTAQVTATVTCKVDVADLSIPGLPGTRTITATASSPVDAYRERR; translated from the coding sequence GTGGCCATCGAGGCCGCGATCGGCGTCCCGGCCTTCGGCCTGTTCGTGGCGATGATCATCCTCGGCGGCCGCGTGGAGATCGCCAAGCAGTCCGTGGACGCAGCCGCCTACGAGGCAGCTCGAGCGGCCTCCATCGAGCGCACTCAGAGCGAAGCCATCACCTCCGGCAAGTCCGCGGCCACCAGCAGCTTGAACGACCAGGGCCTGCAATGCACGACCACCAACATCACGATCAACGCTGCGGCCTTCAACGCCCCGCTGGGAACCACCGCCCAGGTCACCGCCACCGTGACCTGCAAAGTCGACGTGGCGGACCTGAGCATCCCCGGCCTGCCCGGCACCCGGACGATCACTGCCACCGCCAGCAGCCCCGTCGACGCCTACCGGGAGCGCCGATGA